From Streptomonospora salina, the proteins below share one genomic window:
- a CDS encoding SHOCT domain-containing protein — MTTALTAAADAAAETVLAAGPADRFHHPPPFPPMIGAAMLLVLVLPGLLAYLWISRSTGRRPPWAPAAEPPERAARAVLAERLARGDVTVDEFLERASALNWTPGERSGGRT; from the coding sequence ATGACCACAGCGCTGACGGCGGCGGCCGACGCTGCCGCCGAAACCGTCCTCGCGGCCGGACCCGCCGACCGCTTCCACCACCCGCCGCCGTTCCCGCCGATGATCGGAGCCGCCATGCTCCTCGTACTGGTTCTGCCGGGTCTGCTCGCCTACCTGTGGATCTCGCGGTCCACGGGCCGCCGCCCGCCGTGGGCGCCGGCGGCCGAGCCGCCCGAACGCGCCGCCCGCGCGGTACTCGCCGAGCGCCTCGCCCGCGGCGACGTCACCGTCGACGAGTTCCTGGAGCGCGCCAGCGCGCTGAACTGGACGCCGGGCGAACGCAGCGGCGGCCGCACGTGA